One Gadus morhua chromosome 13, gadMor3.0, whole genome shotgun sequence genomic window carries:
- the LOC115556656 gene encoding uncharacterized protein LOC115556656, with the protein MDHLASSAASAEIQGRAKKIRKGMHEINFCAFSHFLADVFNELASLSCVLQKNDLILPQAISALRKTVMVLQAMQETPQRGGMLCQFMECLQGQEEISFQGVPLSGDVTGMQQRLQRNITSVITTTVEAINARFGSLINEDSEDYSAVNCMKIFHHDTWPENTNELVDYGNDQLEALMEHFRHVLTSSGCQMDALPGEWQSLKTLVSYTFKDLQQLMANSFNQRAIQN; encoded by the exons ATGGACCACCTTGCCTCCTCAGCAGCCAGTGCTGAAATTCAAGGGCGTGCAAAGAAG ATTAGGAAGGGAATGCACGAGATTAATTTCTGCGCATTTAGCCATTTCCTGGCTGACGTGTTTAATGAACTGGCCTCGCTCAGTTGCGTTCTGCAGAAGAACGACCTCATTCTTCCTCAAGCCATCTCAGCGCTGAGAAAGACAGTGATGGTGTTGCAGGCTATGCAGGAAACACCGCAAAGAGGGGGCATGCTATGTCAGTTCATGGAATGTCTACAAGGGCAGGAAGAGATCTCATTTCAG GGTGTACCACTCTCGGGAGATGTCACAGGAATGCAGCAGAGGCTACAGAGAAACATCACCTCTGTCATCACCACCACTGTGGAAGCCATTAACGCCAGATTCGGCAGTCTCATTAATGAGGACTCCGAAGACTACTCTGCAGTGAATTGCATGAAAATCTTTCATCACGACACCTGGCCTGAGAATACCAATGAACTGGTTGATTATGGAAACGATCAGTTGGAGGCCCTAATGGAGCATTTTCGTCATGTCCTTACAAG ctctggaTGCCAGATGGATGCTTTGCCAGGGGAATGGCAGAGTTTGAAGACCCTTGTAAGCTACACGTTTAAGGACCTACAGCAGCTTATGGCAAACAGCTTCAACCAAAGAGCCATACAGAACTGA